The proteins below are encoded in one region of Lactuca sativa cultivar Salinas chromosome 3, Lsat_Salinas_v11, whole genome shotgun sequence:
- the LOC111898054 gene encoding thioredoxin H-type 2, which translates to MGEEGQVISCHTVDAWNQHLQKDKNKLIVVDFAASWCGPCRVIAPFVAELAKKMPHVTFLKVDVDELKVIASDWGVEAMPTFLFIKDGKSVGKVVGAKKEELQQTIIKHSGNSSTSA; encoded by the exons atGGGTGAAGAAGGACAAGTGATTAGTTGTCACACCGTTGATGCATGGAATCAACATCTTCAAAAAGACAAGAACAAATTG ATAGTTGTGGACTTTGCTGCTTCTTGGTGTGGACCTTGTCGGGTTATTGCTCCCTTTGTAGCAGAATTGGCTAAGAAAATGCCACATGTTACCTTTCTCAAAGTTGATGTCGATGAGTTGAAG GTAATTGCATCAGACTGGGGTGTTGAAGCAATGCCAACCTTCTTGTTCATAAAAGATGGGAAGAGTGTGGGCAAAGTTGTTGGAGCAAAGAAAGAAGAACTTCAACAAACAATCATCAAACACTCTGGTAATTCAAGTACTAgtgcatga
- the LOC111897359 gene encoding beta-galactosidase 3 — MESKWVLLFLMIFQLGFEIIECSVTYDSKAIVINGERRILISGSIHYTRSTPEMWEDLVKKAKDGGLDVIDTYVFWNVHEPSPGNYNFEGRYDLVKFLKTVKKAGMYVHLRIGPYICAEWNFGGFPVWLKYVPGISFRTDNEPFKSAMKGFTEKIVNLMKSEKMFESQGGPIILSQIENEYGSVGKAYGGAGHNYMTWAANMVVELGTGVPWVMCKQDDAPDPIINTCNGFYCDEFSPNKPYKPTIWTEAWSGWFTEFGGPVYERPVQDLAFSVARFIQKGGSFFNYYMYHGGTNFGRSSGGPFITTSYDYDAPLDEYGLIRQPKYGHLKELHKVIKECELALVSSDPIITSLGSLQQAHVFSPKSQCAAFLSNYDPNNAAKVTFNNVHYTLPPWSISILPDCKNVAFNTAKIGVESTKMEMLWSDSNMFSWETYNEDLNIVDESSIITSMGLLEQINITRDTSDYLWYTTSVDVDSSESFLHGGELPKLLVQSRGHALHVFINGEYSGSSFGTRKHRKVMYKEKINLHGGINKIALLSVAMGLPNMGGHYETWETGVLGPVALYGFDKGKWDLSWVNWSYKVGLKGESMNLISSNPTSSVTWTQDSLITQKQQPLTWHKAYFNAPKGDSPLALDMNSMGKGQAWVNGQSIGRYWTTFASGNCQGCHYAGTYRPLTCQLGCGQPTQRWYHVPRSWLKPKNNLLVIFEELGGDPTKVSLVKRSITSN; from the exons ATGGAAAGCAAATGGGTTTTATTGTTCTTGATGATTTTTCAGCTGGGTTTTGAAATAATCGAATGCAGTGTTACCTACGATAGCAAAGCCATTGTTATCAATGGCGAAAGAAGAATTCTCATCTCTGGTTCCATACATTACACCAGAAGCACCCCTGAG atgTGGGAAGATCTTGTAAAGAAGGCGAAAGATGGAGGGCTTGATGTGATTGATACTTACGTGTTTTGGAATGTTCATGAGCCGTCTCCCGgcaat TATAATTTTGAAGGGCGATATGATCTAGTGAAGTTCTTGAAGACAGTGAAAAAAGCAGGGATGTATGTTCATCTTCGAATCGGACCTTATATTTGTGCAGAATGGAATTTTgg AGGATTTCCAGTTTGGTTGAAGTATGTTCCCGGCATTAGTTTCAGAACCGATAACGAGCCATTCAAG AGTGCAATGAAAGGGTTCACTGAGAAGATAGTGAATTTGATGAAGAGTGAAAAGATGTTTGAATCTCAAGGAGGCCCAATTATTCTTTCACAG ATTGAAAATGAATATGGATCGGTAGGAAAGGCATATGGAGGTGCCGGACATAACTACATGACTTGGGCTGCAAATATGGTTGTAGAATTGGGGACAGGTGTCCCATGGGTCATGTGCAAACAAGATGATGCCCCCGATCCCAtt attaacACGTGCAACGGTTTTTACTGCGATGAATTTTCACCCAACAAGCCTTACAAACCCACAATTTGGACCGAGGCTTGGAGTGGATG GTTCACGGAATTTGGTGGTCCGGTCTATGAAAGACCGGTTCAAGATTTGGCATTTTCCGTTGCGCGGTTCATACAAAAGGGCGGATCGTTCTTTAACTACTACATG TATCATGGAGGCACAAACTTTGGTCGTTCTTCTGGAGGCCCATTCATCACTACAAGTTACGATTATGATGCTCCACTTGATGAATATG GTTTAATCAGGCAACCAAAATATGGTCATTTAAAAGAGCTTCACAAAGTCATTAAGGAATGTGAGCTTGCTTTAGTTTCATCAGATCCTATTATCACCTCTTTAGGAAGCCTCCAAcag GCTCATGTATTCTCTCCTAAATCACAATGTGCAGCTTTTTTGTCAAATTATGATCCGAATAATGCTGCAAAAGTGACATTTAATAATGTGCATTATACATTACCCCCTTGGTCTATTAGTATCCTACCTGATTGCAAAAATGTTGCTTTTAATACAGCCaaa ATTGGAGTTGAATCAACCAAAATGGAGATGTTATGGAGTGATTCAAATATGTTTTCATGGGAGACATATAATGAAGATTTAAATATTGTTGATGAAAGTTCTATAATTACTTCAATGGGTTTATTAGAACAAATTAATATTACAAGAGATACTAGTGATTATCTTTGGTATACAACTAG tgTTGATGTTGATTCATCTGAATCTTTTTTGCATGGAGGAGAGCTTCCAAAGCTTTTGGTGCAATCAAGGGGACATGCTCTTCATGTGTTTATAAATGGAGAATATTCAG GTTCTAGTTTTGGAACAAGAAAACATAGGAAAGTTATGtataaagaaaagattaattTACATGGTGGAATCAATAAAATTGCACTACTTAGTGTTGCCATGGGATTACCg AATATGGGAGGACATTATGAAACATGGGAGACTGGAGTTTTAGGTCCAGTGGCTTTGTATGGTTTTGACAAAGGGAAATGGGACTTGTCATGGGTCAACTGGAGTTACAAG GTTGGTCTAAAGGGAGAGTCCATGAATCTCATCTCCTCAAATCCTACATCTTCTGTCACATGGACTCAAGATTCTTTAATCACCCAAAAACAGCAACCATTAACATGGCATAAG GCTTACTTCAATGCACCTAAGGGTGATTCACCATTGGCTCTTGACATGAATAGTATGGGAAAAGGTCAAGCATGGGTCAATGGTCAAAGCATAGGAAGATATTGGACAACTTTTGCTTCTGGTAATTGCCAAGGGTGTCATTATGCTGGGACCTACCGCCCGTTGACTTGTCAACTCGGATGTGGTCAACCAACCCAAAGATG gtatcatgtGCCTAGATCTTGGTTAAAACCAAAAAATAATTTAttggtgatttttgaagaacttGGTGGGGACCCCACTAAGGTTTCACTAGTGAAAAGATCAATAACAAGTAACTAA